One genomic window of Bartonella sp. HY038 includes the following:
- a CDS encoding TonB-dependent siderophore receptor, giving the protein MTIMPKKKDYAQSRLVNNMAVRLGLAATLTSLPLVAQAQNTNATNANSNNTNVGANNGSTVLETVTITSDTGSINTNNAQTGSSRMPGSVREVPQTVNTVPERIMQEQNVTTLEQALRNVPGITVTTGEGNGGMNGDRFSIRGFETLGDTYQDGLRDFGVYVRDSFNMEQVQVFKGPNGENFGVGTTGGAINTVSKKARLGTFGKVEGTVGNGPLYRSTIDYNKQINDTTAVRFNLMGNWQNIVDRNQNTSDRWGAAASVGFGLGTNQTWHLNYYFQHNDRTPDYGVPFVKTPNGYFYPVTEYGVPRKNFYGKHSDQDKSDIHMVTSNYSNEINDWLTIKNDTRYTHFSRWFSTTPANCGTSGGLTAGCTAALFGAGGNPTLAIGAGGGVSYDQTSWGIQNVTTAIAKFETGALRHEAVLGLDMMYQKDERQGYRYIGSKATHAPTLWTENFDSSYYQLVPNAANYKDANSRSFAVFLSDRVWFTEQLSILGGVRWDHQKTNYDLTGANGITSTSASADYASPKVSLIWEPTKSQNYYVTYSVSKNLPAGQYITSDVNPVSSGMADWKPEKSELWEVGGKLDLFDGNLGLTAAVFQVTKDNSIHSDPDGELTFSGDKERVRGFEAGLTGNITEQWNVYGSYTYLWSRVLDAEETETIGNSVGKVAKNAASIWTTYDLAPHIANLDGKLLVGGGMTYRDAMAIRSDGMARVPHSFTLDALVSYENEKWKISANAYNLTNRINYDNFFEGRIASVARTIPSSGRSFTLSVAAKF; this is encoded by the coding sequence ATGACTATAATGCCGAAGAAAAAGGATTATGCCCAGTCGCGACTGGTGAATAATATGGCTGTGCGCCTAGGATTGGCAGCAACGCTAACGTCCTTACCGCTAGTAGCGCAAGCACAAAATACTAACGCAACCAATGCAAATAGTAACAATACTAATGTTGGCGCCAATAATGGTTCTACCGTTCTTGAAACAGTAACCATCACCAGCGACACTGGCAGTATTAACACCAATAATGCACAAACTGGTTCTTCACGTATGCCAGGAAGCGTTCGCGAAGTTCCGCAAACAGTTAACACTGTTCCAGAACGCATTATGCAAGAGCAAAATGTAACAACCCTTGAGCAAGCTTTGCGTAATGTTCCCGGCATCACCGTCACCACTGGTGAAGGCAATGGCGGTATGAATGGTGACCGTTTTAGTATCCGTGGTTTTGAAACCTTGGGTGATACTTATCAGGACGGCTTGCGCGATTTCGGTGTTTATGTCCGTGACAGCTTTAACATGGAGCAAGTTCAGGTATTCAAAGGCCCTAACGGCGAGAATTTTGGCGTCGGTACAACCGGTGGTGCGATCAATACTGTTTCTAAAAAGGCTCGCCTTGGTACTTTTGGTAAAGTTGAAGGTACAGTTGGCAATGGCCCACTTTATCGCAGCACAATCGACTATAACAAGCAAATCAATGATACAACCGCTGTTCGTTTTAATTTAATGGGCAATTGGCAGAATATTGTTGACCGCAATCAGAACACATCTGATCGTTGGGGCGCAGCTGCATCAGTTGGTTTTGGTCTTGGTACAAATCAGACATGGCATTTAAACTATTACTTCCAACATAATGACCGTACCCCTGATTATGGTGTGCCATTCGTTAAAACGCCTAACGGCTACTTCTATCCTGTGACTGAATATGGTGTGCCACGCAAGAATTTTTATGGTAAGCATAGCGATCAAGACAAGTCTGACATCCATATGGTTACCTCAAATTATAGCAATGAAATCAATGATTGGTTAACAATCAAAAATGATACACGCTATACACATTTCTCACGTTGGTTTTCAACAACACCTGCTAATTGTGGCACTTCTGGTGGGCTAACAGCCGGTTGTACAGCAGCCCTCTTTGGTGCAGGTGGCAATCCAACACTCGCTATTGGTGCTGGTGGCGGTGTAAGCTATGATCAAACAAGCTGGGGCATCCAAAATGTAACGACAGCAATCGCCAAATTTGAAACAGGTGCACTTCGTCATGAAGCAGTGCTTGGTCTTGATATGATGTATCAAAAAGATGAGCGTCAGGGCTATCGCTACATTGGCAGCAAAGCAACCCATGCGCCAACCCTTTGGACCGAAAATTTTGACTCAAGCTATTATCAGCTTGTTCCAAATGCTGCCAATTACAAGGATGCTAATTCACGATCATTCGCTGTTTTCTTAAGCGACCGTGTTTGGTTCACTGAACAGCTATCGATTTTGGGCGGTGTTCGTTGGGATCATCAAAAGACCAATTACGATTTGACCGGGGCAAATGGTATCACATCTACGTCTGCTAGTGCAGATTATGCCAGTCCTAAAGTTTCACTTATTTGGGAACCAACCAAAAGCCAAAATTATTACGTAACCTATTCGGTTTCTAAGAATTTGCCAGCTGGGCAGTATATTACCTCTGACGTGAACCCTGTTTCAAGCGGCATGGCAGATTGGAAGCCTGAAAAAAGCGAGCTTTGGGAAGTTGGTGGCAAACTTGATCTTTTTGATGGCAATCTTGGTCTAACCGCTGCTGTTTTCCAGGTAACTAAGGATAATTCTATCCATTCAGATCCTGATGGTGAACTTACCTTCTCAGGTGACAAAGAACGCGTTCGCGGTTTTGAAGCTGGTTTAACTGGCAATATTACCGAGCAATGGAATGTTTATGGTTCTTATACCTATTTGTGGAGCCGTGTTCTTGATGCCGAGGAAACTGAAACTATTGGCAATAGCGTTGGTAAAGTTGCAAAAAATGCTGCAAGTATCTGGACAACTTATGATCTAGCACCTCATATCGCAAATCTTGACGGCAAATTGCTCGTTGGTGGCGGTATGACCTATCGCGATGCTATGGCAATTCGTAGCGATGGTATGGCTCGCGTTCCCCATAGCTTTACATTGGATGCACTTGTTTCCTATGAAAATGAAAAATGGAAAATCAGCGCCAATGCCTACAATCTTACCAATCGTATAAATTATGATAACTTCTTTGAAGGTCGTATTGCATCGGTTGCACGGACTATCCCTTCATCTGGCCGTTCATTCACTTTGAGTGTTGCTGCCAAGTTCTAA
- a CDS encoding SlyX family protein, protein MEKEIIALQCRITEQEKMIDDLSTTLTEQWKIIDAMQRKLDRLTERFLNVEEQIQPSIPITRPPHY, encoded by the coding sequence ATGGAAAAAGAAATAATTGCCTTGCAATGCCGCATTACTGAGCAGGAAAAAATGATTGATGATTTATCAACTACATTGACCGAGCAATGGAAAATTATTGATGCCATGCAAAGAAAGCTCGATCGTTTAACCGAGCGTTTTTTAAATGTTGAAGAGCAAATACAGCCCTCTATTCCTATTACACGGCCGCCGCATTACTAG
- a CDS encoding NAD(P)H-dependent oxidoreductase codes for MTSNVALTGLARDLKEHAKTGKPIRIGLVGCGEMGTDLLAGVAQMDGIEVAAVATRTPSKVIQAAEIAWQEKGHAKEVENNTAMSAAIEAGLTAATGDLDLMLNNELIDIVVDATGYPEAGAEIGIKTLENNKHLVMMNVEADVTIGPYLKYEADKRGLIYSLGAGDEPSSCMELIEFVSALGHPIVAAGKGKNNPLKFDAVPDDYEEEASRRDMNVRMLVEFIDGSKTMVEMAAIANATGLVPDCAGMHGPKASVKELSNVLIPKSDGGILQKSGVVDYSIGQGVSPGVFVVAKMDHPRIHERLRDLKVGEGPYFTFHRPYHLTAMEVPLTCARVMLYGKADMVPLPRPVAEVCAVAKKDLMPGDKLDFIGLYTYRAYIMTMDDAKKNDAIPCGLLEGASVTAPIKQGELITHKNATIREDQWIAKLRKRQDDLLKSGALT; via the coding sequence ATGACCAGCAATGTTGCCTTAACCGGTCTTGCCCGTGATCTTAAAGAACACGCCAAAACGGGCAAGCCTATCCGCATTGGTCTTGTTGGTTGTGGAGAAATGGGCACCGATCTTTTAGCAGGCGTCGCGCAAATGGATGGTATTGAAGTAGCAGCTGTTGCAACGCGCACACCATCAAAGGTTATACAAGCAGCTGAAATTGCTTGGCAAGAAAAGGGCCACGCGAAGGAAGTTGAAAATAACACTGCCATGAGCGCTGCCATTGAAGCTGGACTTACCGCAGCGACCGGTGATCTTGATTTAATGCTGAATAACGAGCTTATTGATATCGTTGTTGATGCTACCGGTTATCCAGAAGCGGGCGCAGAAATTGGCATTAAAACCCTTGAAAACAACAAGCATCTTGTGATGATGAATGTTGAAGCGGATGTAACAATTGGCCCCTATTTGAAATATGAAGCCGATAAGCGTGGCTTAATTTATAGTTTGGGCGCTGGTGATGAGCCATCATCTTGTATGGAGCTCATTGAATTTGTGTCCGCCCTTGGTCATCCAATTGTCGCTGCAGGTAAGGGCAAAAATAATCCATTAAAATTTGATGCTGTTCCCGATGATTATGAAGAAGAAGCTTCTCGTCGTGATATGAATGTGCGCATGCTAGTTGAATTTATCGATGGTTCTAAAACCATGGTGGAAATGGCAGCCATTGCCAATGCAACTGGCCTTGTGCCTGATTGTGCGGGCATGCACGGCCCCAAAGCCAGCGTAAAGGAATTAAGCAACGTGCTTATTCCAAAAAGCGATGGCGGTATTTTACAAAAAAGCGGTGTGGTTGATTATAGTATTGGCCAAGGCGTTTCACCTGGGGTTTTTGTGGTGGCTAAAATGGACCATCCACGTATTCATGAACGCTTGCGAGATTTAAAAGTGGGCGAGGGACCTTATTTTACTTTTCATCGCCCCTATCATTTAACCGCTATGGAAGTGCCCCTTACTTGCGCCCGCGTCATGCTTTATGGCAAAGCCGATATGGTGCCTTTACCGCGCCCAGTTGCTGAAGTTTGTGCTGTCGCCAAAAAAGACCTTATGCCGGGCGACAAGCTTGATTTTATTGGTCTTTATACCTATCGCGCTTATATTATGACCATGGATGATGCCAAGAAAAACGATGCAATTCCTTGCGGTCTATTAGAAGGCGCGAGCGTCACTGCACCAATTAAACAAGGTGAATTGATAACCCATAAAAACGCAACGATACGCGAAGATCAGTGGATTGCCAAATTACGCAAACGCCAAGATGATCTTTTAAAAAGTGGTGCTTTAACTTAA